In a single window of the Cucumis melo cultivar AY chromosome 11, USDA_Cmelo_AY_1.0, whole genome shotgun sequence genome:
- the LOC103497325 gene encoding myb-related protein 308 → MGRSPCCEKAHTNKGAWTKEEDERLISYIRAHGEGCWRSLPKAAGLLRCGKSCRLRWINYLRPDLKRGNFTEDEDELIIKLHSLLGNKWSLIAGRLPGRTDNEIKNYWNTHIRRKLLNRGIDPVTHRPINETSQEQVASTTISFTATDVKVKVEEDKSMVVVEEFQELEREDFQIEERCPDLNLELRISPPYQSHPEKIVGPKNLCFACSLGLQNSKDCSCKIGCSIGTSTGNNNKVGYDFLGIKNGILDYRSLEMK, encoded by the exons ATGGGTCGTTCTCCTTGTTGTGAAAAAGCCCACACAAACAAAGGTGCTTGGACTAAAGAAGAAGACGAGCGTTTAATTTCTTATATTCGTGCTCATGGTGAAGGCTGTTGGCGATCTCTCCCTAAAGCTGCTGGTCTTCTTCGTTGTGGTAAGAGTTGTCGATTGCGTTGGATTAATTATCTACGCCCTGATCTTAAACGAGGGAATTTCACTGAAGATGAAGATGAGTTGATAATCAAGCTTCATAGTCTTCTTGGTAACAA gTGGTCTTTAATTGCTGGGAGATTACCTGGAAGAACAGACAATGAAATTAAGAATTATTGGAATACTCATATTAGAAGGAAGCTTTTAAACAGAGGAATTGATCCTGTTACTCATAGACCCATCAATGAAACATCTCAAGAACAAGTAGCTTCAACAACAATCTCCTTCACTGCTACTGATGTGAAAGTAAAAGTGGAAGAAGATAAATCCATGGTTGTTGTTGAAGAGTTTCAAGAGTTAGAAAGGGAAGATTTCCAAATTGAAGAAAGATGTCCTGATTTGAACTTAGAACTCAGAATCAGCCCACCATATCAATCTCACCCTGAAAAAATTGTTGGACCCAAGAATCTTTGTTTTGCTTGTAGTTTGGGATTACAAAACAGTAAAGATTGTAGCTGCAAAATTGGATGTAGTATTGGTACTTCAACTGGGAATAACAACAAAGTTGGGTATGATTTTCTTGGTATCAAAAATGGGATTCTGGATTATAGAAGCTTGGAGATGAAGTGA
- the LOC103497324 gene encoding protein EARLY-RESPONSIVE TO DEHYDRATION 7, chloroplastic-like, producing the protein MASSNQQPTSSSSSSLYPSLDMKDLAENLFPDEDPPVSGRKHPDSSEQVLLQIPGAILHLIERQNSIELASGEFSIVGLIQGNNVVAVLARIGDQVQWPLAKDEPAVKLDDSHYFFTLSVPSNGLSENPDSVAGKANQEPEMLNYGLTVASKGQEDRLKELDRILDQYSCFSVQKMEESARWEVLDGSVAKEISPEDMAVSEEKRELLEERSAAYWTTLAPNVDDYSGKVARLIAAGSGRVIKGILWCGDVTVDRLNWGNEFMKKRMGPRSDVEISSAAMKSIKSVKKMTKMTEKVATGILSGVVKVSGFFTSSIVNSKVGKKFFSLLPGEIVLASLDGFNKVCDAVEVAGKNVMSTTSVVTTGLVSERYGEEAAKATNEGLGAAGHAIGTAWAVLKIRKALNPKSAFKPTTLVKAAAAHSSSSRSSK; encoded by the exons GAAAGACCTCGCCGAAAATCTCTTCCCCGACGAAGACCCCCCTGTTTCCGGTCGCAAACACCCCGATTCCTCCGAACAAGTTCTCCTACAGATTCCCGGCGCCATACTCCATTTAATCGAAAGACAGAACAGTATCGAACTCGCTTCCGGTGAGTTCTCCATCGTGGGTCTCATCCAAGGTAACAACGTCGTCGCTGTACTCGCTCGTATTGGGGATCAAGTTCAATGGCCATTAGCTAAAGACGAACCCGCTGTAAAACTCGACGATTCTCACTACTTCTTCACTCTCAGCGTTCCCTCAAATGGGTTATCGGAGAATCCCGATTCCGTCGCCGGAAAAGCTAATCAAGAGCCGGAAATGTTAAACTACGGCCTGACCGTTGCGTCAAAAGGGCAGGAAGATCGATTAAAGGAGTTGGATCGTATATTAGATCAGTACAGTTGTTTTTCGGTCCAGAAAATGGAGGAATCAGCGAGATGGGAGGTGTTAGACGGATCGGTGGCGAAGGAAATCTCGCCGGAGGATATGGCGGTGTCTGAGGAAAAAAGGGAGCTGCTAGAAGAGAGATCTGCTGCTTATTGGACGACGTTGGCGCCGAACGTCGACGATTACAGTGGGAAAGTTGCGAGGTTGATTGCGGCGGGATCGGGACGGGTGATTAAGGGGATTTTGTGGTGTGGGGATGTAACTGTGGATCGATTGAATTGGGGAAATGAGTTTATGAAGAAACGGATGGGGCCTCGTTCTGATGTAGAGATAAGTTCAGCTGCTATGAAGAGTATAAAGAG TGTGAAGAAGATGACGAAGATGACGGAGAAAGTGGCGACCGGAATACTATCCGGGGTTGTGAAAGTGTCGGGATTCTTTACGAGTTCGATAGTGAACTCGAAAGTGGGGAAGAAATTCTTTAGTCTTCTTCCTGGAGAAATTGTTCTTGCTTCATTGGATGGATTTA ACAAGGTTTGTGATGCCGTTGAAGTAGCAGGAAAGAATGTGATGTCAACGACGTCAGTTGTGACTACCGGACTTGTTTCGGAAAG ATATGGAGAAGAAGCAGCGAAAGCAACAAATGAAGGGCTTGGTGCGGCAGGGCATGCGATAGGAACAGCATGGGCTGtgttgaagataagaaaggcTTTGAACCCAAAAAGTGCTTTCAAGCCAACTACTCTTGTAAAAGCAGCTGCTGCCCATTCTAGTTCCTCAAGGTCTTCTAAATAA